The Bombus vancouverensis nearcticus chromosome 9, iyBomVanc1_principal, whole genome shotgun sequence genome includes a window with the following:
- the LOC117163693 gene encoding uncharacterized protein LOC117163693 has translation MVPWSVTMRSTLTLNCVLAMGLFTCIGAITVSIDRSDNKPPPTRSSMIANGWRPLTNGYEETIGTNVSPSSNLERNGPLHPVLGKLQEHMAASEKLKPQRKGKPSSYHDYNPPSILGSFTVLGHAAAKARGEAQSNHNHPNKHVASETREYTFLIPPPKDAYRFDLDQHRKPILRDSSTYLRQPQFGPPVHQPPDPIKAATYFIKGYTSTTNSPSSPSAPTKNRHYAEPYVPQLLQPPRYHVKPFESLKVSNNAKPYFQPPGTAPANDFGKDKRLSDYDHRQNHDKYPGQTHNDHVINPASTGNFFSQVNHPSHSFKTSFERDPAFLVHESHEISYITPPSVYNPFNFRPSLPYETLLPPDVYSSSTPAPTTPRTQESSKFQQQNRDAVQDYKRPSQSNTSKQIESGIQSELLPTAGVGNTYYVSEAQDLTPPPSSWPIPKNKYQTSDINEVLPRLNPPSKFNQEPIVSNQIPQAPKVVFIGPQSQQPQFQTSVLPIDIRPESGETEYETPESISLKHFNEQQYLIQQQLLQRDRQRLAEQERQQQLEIEKQQQEELKKRQEELRQLLEQQKEEEEARLAVESARNQTQELAKVTEEQSPYAIQLAGYEIPKVTTDLTAVITEQSSLGEQPKVQQSQVTQPDYVFSERPTGQGQQYQDHSQNQQEQVNYREQQTDIRPQRPHKPSREHYRRRKPSTTSYEPTPTEAPIQVPETSAPVTLHVEEVPIQTTTRTTPETVTLATVSTQKPRTRRPGSPIRRRRPTTTTSEPVTVPSAEDFLKYEKQEEAIHHVDATKRKRIKPTQSAFEDTIAEKKANIRKRPGHRNRVNPGEPFEAEIVTEIVHTPLNTYKNPTESIQPYNEYTTRFVTNQPNQQFDYTSPKFATVEDTTQTIPLEYYTEPTKARPEEDPNNESYKPQQGLDVATNIPLEDLFIKTEGNYFDRATVLSTSASISTSPSTSPSVTTIASTTTSTVQSSTQAPPLSSSTSRSHKIRPIRYGNTTRPRFSIKDYKSRMDYKSRLAQISSTEPSATPAPHTKQRGSSLKSQQSQQQNIEGARETTGRYKYVSRVNYRTSSPNPPVVKDQELVAEDTASSTTERTNRFVPKRRPINGNVYRSRISGTTSSPNRSQNHYESDSQSKPSTVRAENVFSSSVRRRPVMKSRLSTQRESSTVAYTDRKETEATEMAAEETSFYSSVTTTGTTKVAANEIPVEKEEPAPTNVPMRSNVDEEVNEAEESETGLSFHPENEKPVGPVHTSTDKSVDESQLKETSITEQHFTTKTEETTIPNDNKSTEATTAFEVRSEEEELFAKASQSVADLTSSASALYDKPGMFKAVSPESRVITSHFKIPTDEPTLPIEAFFQELSKKS, from the exons ATGGTCCCATGGTCTGTCACGATGCGGTCGACACTAACGTTGAATT GTGTCCTCGCGATGGGCCTCTTTACCTGCATCGGCGCAATCACCGTATCGATAGACCGTTCCGATAACAAACCT CCACCAACGCGATCATCGATGATTGCAAACGGCTGGCGGCCGTTGACGAACGGCTACGAGGAGACGATCGGAACGAACGTTTCCCCATCCAGCAACCTCGAGCGGAATGGTCCTCTTCATCCAGTTCTAGGCAAGCTTCAAGAACACATGGCCGCCTCTGAAAAACTGAAACCTCAACGGAAGGGTAAACCATCTTCCTATCACGACTACAATCCGCCTAGTATACTAGGCAGCTTCACGGTCCTCGGTCATGCTGCCGCGAAAGCACGCGGCGAAGCTCAATCTAACCACAATCATCCTAATAAACATGTCGCTTCTGAGACGCGGGAGTACACGTTTCTGATACCTCCGCCGAAAGACGCGTACCGTTTCGACCTGGACCAACACCGGAAGCCCATTTTACGAGACAGCTCGACGTACTTGCGACAGCCACAATTTGGCCCGCCAGTGCATCAGCCTCCGGATCCAATAAAGGCTGCCACGTATTTTATTAAAGGATATACCTCCACCACGAATTCTCCGTCTTCACCATCTGCACCCACGAAAAATAGACATTACGCTGAACCTTACGTCCCTCAGTTGCTGCAACCACCCAGGTATCACGTGAAGCCCTTTGAATCTCTAAAGGTGTCCAACAACGCGAAGCCATATTTCCAACCACCTGGTACAGCGCCGGCCAACGATTTTGGAAAGGATAAACGACTATCAGATTACGATCACAGACAGAATCATGACAAGTATCCTGGACAGACTCACAACGATCACGTTATTAACCCAGCTAGTACAGGGAACTTTTTCAGCCAAGTGAACCATCCTTCTCATTCTTTCAAGACGTCGTTCGAGAGAGATCCTGCGTTCCTGGTTCACGAAAGCCACGAAATTAGTTACATCACTCCACCTTCTGTCTACAATCCGTTCAACTTTAGACCTTCGTTGCCTTACGAAACTCTACTTCCTCCTGATGTGTATTCATCTTCTACTCCCGCACCCACTACTCCTCGTACGCAGGAATCGAGTAAATTCCAACAACAAAACAGAGATGCTGTACAGGATTACAAGAGACCAAGTCAAAGTAATACGAGTAAGCAAATAGAGAGCGGAATACAAAGTGAACTGCTGCCGACAGCGGGTGTTGGTAATACCTACTATGTGTCAGAAGCTCAGGATCTAACTCCACCACCCTCTTCATGGCCAATTCCGAAGAACAAGTATCAAACGTCCGACATAAATGAGGTTCTACCTCGATTGAATCCTCCGTCAAAGTTCAACCAAGAGCCTATAGTGTCTAACCAGATCCCACAGGCACCAAAGGTAGTGTTCATCGGCCCTCAATCTCAGCAGCCACAGTTCCAGACTTCTGTTTTGCCGATCGATATTCGACCAGAAAGCGGAGAGACGGAATACGAGACTCCAGAAAGTATTTCACTGAAACATTTCAACGAACAACAATATTTGATCCAACAGCAACTGCTGCAAAGAGATCGGCAAAGATTGGCTGAACAGGAGAGGCAACAGCAATTGGAGATCGAGAAGCAACAGCAAGAGGAATTGAAGAAGAGGCAAGAGGAATTGAGGCAGCTGTTGGAGCAgcaaaaggaagaggaagaggctAGGCTGGCTGTGGAATCCGCGAGGAATCAGACGCAGGAATTGGCGAAAGTCACGGAGGAACAATCGCCTTACGCGATCCAGTTGGCAGGATACGAGATCCCGAAGGTTACCACAGACCTGACCGCGGTGATTACCGAGCAGAGCAGCCTTGGCGAGCAGCCAAAAGTTCAACAGTCTCAG GTAACCCAGCCCGACTACGTGTTCTCGGAGCGCCCCACTGGCCAGGGCCAACAGTATCAGGATCATTCGCAGAATCAGCAAGAGCAAGTGAATTATCGAGAACAGCAGACTGATATACGGCCTCAAAGACCGCACAAGCCATCGCGCGAACACTATAGGCGACGAAAACCGAGTACCACGTCGTACGAGCCAACGCCAACGGAAGCTCCGATCCAAGTTCCAGAAACCTCTGCTCCGGTGACGTTGCACGTTGAGGAAGTGCCTATACAGACGACCACCAGAACCACGCCAGAAACTGTGACTCTGGCGACAGTGAGCACGCAGAAACCCAGGACTCGAAGACCAGGTTCTCCAATACGTCGAAGAAGACCAACGACCACTACTTCTGAACCTGTCACTGTACCATCTGCAGAGGACTTCCTGAAGTACGAAAAACAGGAAGAAGCGATACATCACGTAGACGCTACAAAACGAAAACGAATCAAACCTACGCAATCTGCTTTTGAAGATACAATAGCCGAGAAGAAAGCTAATATCAGAAAACGGCCTGGTCATAGAAACAGGGTGAACCCAGGCGAACCCTTCGAAGCTGAGATCGTCACAGAGATCGTGCACACTCCTCTAAACACGTACAAGAATCCAACTGAATCCATTCAACCCTATAACGAATACACTACTCGTTTCGTGACCAATCAACCTAATCAACAATTCGATTATACGTCTCCAAAATTCGCGACAGTGGAGGATACTACGCAGACCATACCGCTAGAATATTACACTGAACCGACAAAGGCAAGACCAGAAGAAGATCCAAACAACGAAAGTTATAAACCGCAACAGGGTTTAGATGTGGCCACGAATATTCCCCTAGAGGATTTGTTTATCAAAACAGAGGGTAATTACTTCGATCGAGCGACGGTGTTATCCACCAGCGCAAGTATAAGTACAAGCCCAAGTACAAGCCCCAGCGTCACCACGATCGCCTCAACGACGACATCCACGGTGCAATCGAGCACGCAAGCGCCACCCTTAAGCTCCTCTACGAGCAGATCCCACAAGATCCGGCCGATCAGGTACGGGAACACGACCAGGCCGCGCTTTAGCATCAAGGACTACAAGAGCCGGATGGATTACAAGAGCAGATTAGCTCAAATTTCGAGCACGGAGCCGTCTGCAACGCCAGCGCCACACACGAAGCAAAGAGGTTCTAGTCTGAAGAGTCAACAAAGTCAGCAGCAGAACATAGAAGGAGCAAGGGAGACGACAGGGAGATACAAGTACGTCTCGAGGGTAAACTATAGGACATCTTCGCCGAATCCTCCAGTGGTGAAAGATCAAGAGTTGGTGGCTGAAGATACAGCTTCTTCGACGACCGAAAGAACCAACCGTTTTGTGCCAAAGAGAAGACCCATCAACGGTAACGTGTACAGAAGCAGAATCTCAGGAACCACCAGTAGCCCCAATAGATCCCAAAATCATTACGAGAGTGACTCTCAGTCGAAGCCAAGCACAGTTAGAGCCGAGAACGTATTTTCTTCGTCGGTTCGACGACGACCTGTGATGAAAAGCAGACTGTCGACGCAGAGGGAGAGTTCGACCGTAGCGTACACGGATAGAAAAGAAACGGAAGCCACTGAAATGGCCGCGGAAGAAACCAGTTTCTATTCGTCGGTCACAACCACTGGCACCACCAAAGTGGCTGCTAACGAGATCCCCGTTGAAAAGGAAGAACCAGCTCCCACGAACGTTCCGATGAGATCGAACGTGGACGAAGAGGTGAACGAAGCGGAAGAAAGTGAAACTGGACTGAGTTTTCACCCTGAAAATGAGAAGCCTGTAGGACCGGTTCATACCAGTACTGACAAAAGTGTAGACGAAAGTCAACTGAAAGAAACTAGTATCACCGAGCAACATTTTACGACGAAGACAGAGGAAACCACGATACCAAACGACAATAAAAGCACGGAAGCTACGACAGCGTTCGAAGTTCGATCGGAAGAGGAAGAATTGTTTGCGAAAGCGTCGCAAAGCGTGGCGGACCTGACCAGTTCTGCTTCTGCTCTTTACGACAAACCTGGAATGTTCAAGGCCGTGTCCCCAGAAAGCAGAGTCATCACCTCGCACTTCAAAATCCCCACGGACGAGCCGACTCTCCCTATCGAGGCCTTCTTCCAGGAATTGTCGAAGAAGAGCTAA